One Picrophilus oshimae DSM 9789 genomic region harbors:
- a CDS encoding glycoside hydrolase family 15 protein yields MITFNNLPDINDIRVNGYVKIKNHGMIANNRTAAIVAMDGTIDWACFPNFNSRPVFDSILDKNRGGFFSVRPVDNSFLNQYYEEFTNILITEFLRDHEIVLRITDFLPISDYSTINYPEIHRFIEAPNRDVDIEIRFRPNFNYGMERPMIERSRYGYLFTGSQNSVGISSNFKFKLENGNMLSSKVRLTSGSYEWIVIPTGIKHISPVEDYKSYDRLEETREYWKKWSNSIDYHGVYHKYVLRSALALKGLFYDPTGLMVAAPTSSLPESIGGERNWDYRYTWIRDTAYVIETLSFIGLKREATKFLYDIMDTIEKERRLRTIYSIDHNYDELFEDIINYDGYLGSRPVRMGNRASEQLQVDQYGSIINALYHLNKIGGTINSYMWDFVIDILDKLSIIWKYPDSSIWEFRTEPRHYVYSKLMSWAAFDRAIKMGKSLGYSAPYSKWRKTENEIKNDIIKNGFNKELNSFVQYYGSNDTDASLLRMPLLNFLPVNDPMIQGTISLIEKKLMHGDYLFKRYNEDDGLKGDDNAFLLLSFWYVEDLILMNKIKDAKNALDKILNMSNHLMLFSEEIDFKTLEPVGNFPQAITHLGVIRAITKLNNAFKKIKNSDF; encoded by the coding sequence ATGATAACTTTCAATAATTTGCCGGATATAAACGACATAAGGGTTAATGGTTACGTCAAAATAAAGAATCATGGAATGATAGCAAACAACAGAACAGCGGCCATAGTTGCCATGGATGGAACCATAGACTGGGCATGCTTTCCAAATTTTAATTCAAGGCCCGTTTTTGATTCAATACTTGATAAAAACAGGGGCGGCTTCTTCTCGGTAAGACCTGTTGATAACTCATTTTTAAACCAGTACTATGAGGAGTTCACAAACATACTTATAACGGAATTCCTGAGAGATCACGAGATTGTTTTAAGAATTACAGATTTTCTTCCGATATCTGATTACTCAACAATAAATTATCCAGAAATTCACAGGTTCATAGAGGCGCCTAACAGGGATGTCGACATTGAGATAAGGTTCAGGCCCAATTTTAATTATGGCATGGAAAGGCCAATGATAGAGAGATCTAGATATGGATACCTTTTTACAGGGTCTCAAAACAGCGTCGGCATATCATCAAACTTCAAATTTAAGCTTGAAAACGGCAACATGCTATCTTCTAAAGTAAGATTAACAAGTGGTTCATACGAATGGATTGTTATACCAACAGGAATAAAACACATAAGCCCTGTTGAGGATTATAAATCATACGATCGTCTTGAGGAAACAAGGGAATACTGGAAAAAATGGTCAAACAGCATAGATTACCACGGCGTGTACCACAAGTACGTTTTAAGATCCGCACTGGCATTAAAGGGACTTTTCTATGATCCCACGGGACTCATGGTTGCTGCACCGACGTCCAGCCTGCCGGAGTCCATAGGCGGTGAGAGAAACTGGGATTACAGGTACACCTGGATACGTGATACAGCGTACGTCATAGAGACATTATCGTTCATAGGCCTAAAAAGGGAGGCAACAAAGTTCCTTTACGATATAATGGACACAATAGAAAAGGAGAGACGTTTAAGAACAATATACTCAATTGATCACAACTACGATGAATTATTTGAGGATATAATAAACTACGATGGATACCTTGGATCACGGCCTGTAAGGATGGGCAACAGGGCTTCGGAGCAGCTCCAGGTTGATCAGTACGGATCAATAATAAATGCCCTTTATCATTTAAACAAGATAGGCGGAACCATAAATTCATACATGTGGGATTTTGTTATCGACATTCTTGATAAGCTATCAATAATATGGAAGTACCCTGATTCAAGCATCTGGGAATTCAGAACCGAGCCAAGACACTATGTTTATTCAAAATTAATGTCCTGGGCAGCCTTTGACAGGGCAATAAAGATGGGAAAAAGCCTTGGTTACTCTGCACCGTACAGTAAATGGAGAAAAACAGAAAATGAGATAAAAAATGATATAATAAAAAATGGATTTAATAAGGAATTAAATTCATTTGTTCAGTACTACGGTTCAAATGACACGGATGCCTCACTGCTAAGAATGCCACTTTTAAATTTCCTGCCTGTTAATGATCCAATGATTCAGGGAACGATCTCATTAATAGAGAAAAAATTAATGCATGGCGATTACCTTTTTAAAAGGTACAACGAGGATGATGGTTTAAAGGGCGATGACAATGCATTTCTCTTGCTATCATTCTGGTACGTCGAGGACCTAATACTAATGAATAAGATAAAGGATGCAAAGAATGCCCTTGATAAAATACTAAACATGTCAAATCATCTAATGCTGTTTTCAGAGGAGATTGATTTCAAAACGCTTGAACCTGTTGGCAATTTCCCGCAGGCAATAACGCATCTTGGTGTTATAAGGGCCATAACAAAGCTGAACAACGCATTTAAAAAGATAAAAAACAGCGATTTTTAG
- a CDS encoding MarC family protein — MSYAYLFVSSLVTLFAIMNPIGAVPILIALTDGYTRNERNNVILKSVFTAAGMMLGFMLIGVYIFQVLRISIYDFEIAGGMLLFKVAFDMLQGRTSPTKITSTEKEESVEREAIGVAPLGTPLLAGPGTITTAIIFFNGNGNAIMTRFVVIMSVIILIILTYIILKFSIPIFARLGKTGSIVITRIMGLLLASIGVQLVASGIINVFHI; from the coding sequence ATGAGCTATGCCTATCTATTTGTATCATCGCTTGTCACGCTTTTTGCGATAATGAACCCGATAGGAGCTGTGCCAATACTAATTGCACTGACTGATGGATATACCAGAAATGAAAGAAACAATGTTATTTTAAAAAGTGTTTTTACTGCTGCAGGCATGATGCTTGGCTTTATGCTCATCGGTGTTTACATATTCCAGGTGTTAAGAATAAGCATATATGATTTTGAGATAGCCGGTGGCATGCTTCTCTTTAAGGTTGCATTCGACATGCTTCAGGGAAGGACATCACCAACGAAGATAACAAGCACAGAAAAGGAGGAATCCGTTGAAAGGGAGGCCATTGGTGTGGCCCCCCTTGGAACGCCATTGCTGGCAGGCCCCGGAACGATAACAACTGCAATAATCTTTTTTAACGGCAACGGAAACGCAATAATGACAAGATTTGTTGTTATAATGAGCGTTATAATACTGATCATTTTAACATATATAATACTCAAGTTTTCAATACCAATATTCGCAAGGCTTGGAAAGACAGGATCTATAGTTATAACAAGGATTATGGGTCTTCTGCTTGCATCAATAGGTGTTCAGCTTGTTGCCTCTGGAATAATCAACGTTTTCCATATTTAA
- a CDS encoding type I 3-dehydroquinate dehydratase, whose amino-acid sequence MQPLIVESIYFKDIKEMKDRFKFNKNNVYELRYDLFYDHSIESLPGILSYLNDNSIKYIFTCRLGVDYYKIADDYNPWMMDLDINMEFRPRNSMLMVSYHGNNNDNVPAIFTIMNEKNPDYYKIALNYNDNKKFVDDLQYLLMKKDEKYKIVFIPMGRGNEALRIFSGFILSEIVYARYINESAPGQITKDEYESFYIKYGKR is encoded by the coding sequence ATGCAACCGTTAATAGTTGAATCAATATACTTTAAGGATATAAAAGAAATGAAGGATAGATTTAAATTCAACAAAAATAATGTTTACGAGCTAAGGTACGATCTTTTTTACGATCATTCCATTGAATCACTTCCGGGTATATTATCATACCTGAATGATAATTCGATTAAATACATATTTACATGCAGGCTTGGTGTTGATTATTATAAAATTGCCGATGATTACAATCCATGGATGATGGATCTTGACATTAACATGGAATTCAGGCCAAGGAATTCCATGTTAATGGTCTCATACCATGGAAATAACAACGATAATGTTCCAGCGATATTTACAATTATGAATGAAAAAAACCCGGATTATTATAAAATAGCATTGAACTATAATGACAATAAAAAATTTGTCGATGACCTTCAATACCTTTTAATGAAAAAGGATGAAAAATACAAAATAGTCTTCATACCAATGGGCCGGGGTAACGAGGCATTAAGGATATTCTCGGGATTTATATTATCGGAGATTGTATATGCAAGGTATATTAACGAAAGCGCCCCGGGCCAGATAACAAAGGATGAATACGAATCATTTTATATTAAATATGGAAAACGTTGA
- a CDS encoding winged helix-turn-helix domain-containing protein: MFKITITSVPSRYDDDPDRIIAYFLSDIGYIPRFNPEHDINSIKSSAYFKLFKCFLITDRYWGVDELTSYLKTSRTTLYRHLNKLKSMDIIEELNDGREKKYRLRSGNIESAWSWVEVNVKMALDNYRKTVENIRRSMDHS, from the coding sequence ATGTTCAAGATTACAATAACATCGGTGCCATCAAGGTATGATGATGACCCTGATAGGATCATAGCGTATTTTTTGTCTGATATAGGATACATACCAAGGTTCAATCCAGAGCATGATATAAACAGTATAAAGTCATCCGCATATTTTAAGCTGTTTAAATGCTTTTTAATTACGGACAGGTACTGGGGCGTTGATGAGCTCACATCATATTTAAAAACATCAAGAACCACGCTTTACAGGCATCTTAACAAACTAAAATCCATGGATATAATAGAGGAGCTAAATGATGGCAGGGAGAAAAAATACAGATTAAGATCTGGAAACATAGAAAGCGCATGGAGCTGGGTTGAGGTGAATGTAAAGATGGCCCTTGACAATTACAGAAAGACCGTGGAGAATATAAGAAGATCCATGGATCATAGCTGA
- a CDS encoding DsrE family protein yields MHNVIVNGNDFEKMNLILKQIKNLRDAMPDGNIEIVFTRSAVKALLKNYENIDKINDLIKSGIKFFACENSLKELKIDKSELAENIGTVRAGVMEIVEKQELGYSYLQL; encoded by the coding sequence ATGCACAATGTAATAGTGAACGGCAACGATTTTGAAAAGATGAATCTAATATTAAAACAGATAAAAAATTTAAGGGATGCAATGCCGGATGGCAACATCGAGATTGTTTTCACCAGGTCTGCTGTAAAGGCATTGTTAAAAAACTACGAAAACATAGATAAAATAAATGATTTAATAAAATCCGGAATAAAATTCTTTGCCTGTGAGAACTCATTGAAAGAGCTAAAAATAGATAAAAGTGAGCTGGCAGAGAACATAGGAACCGTAAGGGCTGGCGTCATGGAGATCGTTGAAAAACAGGAACTCGGTTACTCATATCTTCAGCTATGA
- a CDS encoding threonine--tRNA ligase, whose translation MADIILKVTKGQKFSDLVPEKLNQRIVAARMNKRLFDLSDSVPEDGDAELIDVYSDDGLIILRHSAAHVLANAVVELYNALPNTSNENQEGFYYDFDMQPISTDDFPKIEDKMKDIIDKNIKIEKYTMKKDDILNLFKNNPYKIDKINKNADDDATVYREGDYYEFCRGPHVPSTGFIKAFKLLSIASTTYNGEINGKRMIRIYGTAFPDKKMLNDFLKNREEAMKRDHRRIGQEMDLFIFDTERAPGMPFYTPNGAVIRNELIKYMGEINARNNWQEVWTAHVFRDLIWKQSGHYDKYKNDMFLFQLENGEHYGLKPMNCPGHITIFQRGIYSYRDMPVKYCEPGTVYRYEKSGEMGGLTRPRGFTIDDGHGFLRQDQILEEVSSLLGMIHEVFNTILGNVEFSFDLSVMDKNSPENYLIEYKCRNCGNVFMLRAGSSKIECPKCSSKDLEMDFSMWDAATENLRKALESRNLNYKEYPGEAAFYGPKIDVHVKDALNRFWQLSTIQLDFFMPINFDLYYINSDGKKERPVIIHRAIYGSYERFIAILLEHYNGKLPTWLSPIQCYVIPVSENYNEYAESINSLFVKNNIRSKIDLSPETISKKIKMIRKMRPSYIIVVGEKEEHNKSVSIRNRKDKTIEMPVNEFIEKIKDEISSREINQMF comes from the coding sequence ATGGCAGATATTATTTTAAAGGTAACAAAGGGTCAAAAGTTTTCGGATCTTGTCCCTGAAAAGCTTAATCAGAGGATTGTTGCCGCAAGAATGAATAAAAGGCTCTTTGATCTTTCAGACAGCGTTCCCGAGGATGGGGATGCCGAGCTCATAGATGTTTACTCCGATGATGGTTTGATTATACTAAGGCATTCGGCGGCCCATGTGCTGGCAAATGCCGTTGTTGAGCTTTACAATGCACTGCCAAATACAAGCAATGAAAACCAGGAGGGTTTTTACTATGATTTTGACATGCAGCCAATATCGACGGATGATTTTCCAAAGATAGAGGATAAGATGAAAGATATCATAGACAAAAACATAAAAATAGAGAAATACACAATGAAAAAGGATGATATATTAAACCTGTTTAAAAACAATCCATATAAAATAGATAAGATAAACAAAAATGCCGATGATGATGCAACGGTATATAGGGAGGGTGACTATTACGAGTTCTGCCGTGGGCCACATGTGCCATCCACCGGCTTTATAAAGGCATTTAAATTATTATCAATAGCAAGCACAACGTACAACGGCGAGATAAACGGGAAAAGGATGATAAGGATCTACGGCACTGCATTTCCTGACAAAAAGATGTTAAATGATTTTCTAAAGAACAGGGAGGAGGCCATGAAACGTGATCACCGCAGGATAGGCCAGGAGATGGATCTTTTTATATTCGATACCGAGAGGGCACCGGGAATGCCATTTTATACACCTAACGGTGCGGTTATAAGAAACGAATTAATAAAATACATGGGCGAGATCAATGCAAGGAATAACTGGCAGGAGGTCTGGACCGCACATGTTTTCAGGGATTTAATATGGAAGCAGTCGGGCCATTATGATAAATACAAAAATGATATGTTTTTATTTCAGCTTGAAAACGGTGAGCACTATGGCCTAAAGCCAATGAACTGTCCAGGTCATATAACAATCTTTCAGAGAGGCATTTACAGCTACAGGGACATGCCTGTAAAGTACTGCGAGCCAGGCACCGTTTACAGATACGAAAAATCAGGCGAGATGGGTGGTTTAACAAGGCCCAGGGGCTTTACAATAGATGATGGTCATGGGTTTTTGAGGCAGGACCAGATACTGGAAGAGGTCTCATCGTTACTTGGAATGATACATGAGGTTTTTAATACAATACTTGGCAATGTCGAATTTTCATTTGATCTCAGTGTAATGGATAAGAACAGCCCGGAGAACTATCTAATAGAATACAAATGCAGGAACTGCGGCAACGTCTTCATGCTCAGGGCAGGTTCATCAAAAATTGAATGCCCAAAGTGCTCATCAAAGGATCTTGAAATGGACTTTTCCATGTGGGATGCGGCAACAGAGAATTTAAGAAAGGCCCTGGAATCCAGGAACCTGAATTACAAGGAGTACCCTGGTGAGGCTGCTTTTTACGGGCCAAAGATAGATGTACACGTAAAGGATGCACTGAACAGATTCTGGCAGCTGTCAACGATACAGCTGGACTTCTTCATGCCGATAAACTTCGATCTTTATTACATAAACAGCGATGGTAAAAAGGAAAGGCCTGTTATAATTCACAGGGCCATATATGGCAGCTATGAAAGATTCATTGCAATACTTTTGGAGCATTACAATGGGAAGCTGCCCACATGGCTCTCACCAATTCAGTGTTATGTAATACCGGTAAGTGAGAATTACAATGAATATGCAGAGTCAATAAACAGCCTTTTTGTAAAAAATAACATAAGGTCAAAAATTGATTTATCCCCAGAGACCATATCAAAAAAGATAAAGATGATAAGAAAAATGAGACCTTCATATATAATAGTTGTCGGTGAAAAGGAGGAGCATAACAAGAGCGTTTCAATTAGAAACAGAAAGGATAAAACCATCGAGATGCCGGTGAATGAATTCATAGAAAAGATTAAAGATGAGATATCTTCAAGGGAGATAAACCAGATGTTTTAA
- a CDS encoding endonuclease III domain-containing protein: MNIPEIYKRLFSFYGDLHWWPAENDFEVLIGAILTQNTSWRNVEKAIESLKSSGQLTIDWIIKMDCKDLALKIRSAGFYNQKAGYIKNACISIKAIYGNLDNMKKNFNEVYDFLSGLKGIGPETRDSILLYALNYRTFVIDKYTLRLFSRLYGKNFSYIEIKSSVEESLKTVFELKNFHAMIVELSKDYCRKKPLCLKCPLNDLCLYGNNRTVTD; encoded by the coding sequence ATGAATATACCTGAAATTTATAAAAGGTTATTTTCATTTTACGGTGATTTGCACTGGTGGCCTGCAGAGAATGATTTCGAGGTGTTAATAGGTGCGATATTAACACAGAACACATCATGGAGGAACGTTGAAAAGGCAATAGAATCTTTAAAAAGCTCCGGGCAGTTAACAATCGATTGGATTATAAAAATGGACTGTAAAGATCTTGCATTAAAGATAAGGAGTGCCGGTTTTTATAATCAGAAGGCAGGATACATAAAAAACGCATGCATTTCAATAAAAGCAATATATGGTAATCTTGATAACATGAAGAAAAACTTCAATGAGGTCTATGATTTTCTATCAGGTTTAAAGGGTATAGGACCTGAAACCAGGGATTCAATACTTTTATACGCATTGAATTACAGAACCTTTGTGATTGATAAGTACACTTTAAGACTGTTTTCAAGACTTTACGGTAAAAATTTTTCATACATTGAGATAAAAAGCAGTGTGGAGGAATCGCTAAAAACAGTCTTTGAATTAAAGAATTTCCATGCAATGATAGTCGAGCTTTCAAAGGATTACTGCAGGAAAAAACCTTTATGTTTAAAATGCCCGTTAAATGATCTATGCCTATATGGAAATAATAGAACCGTAACCGATTAG
- the eif2g gene encoding translation initiation factor IF-2 subunit gamma, with amino-acid sequence MEQPSVNIGMVGHVDHGKSTLTYALTGKKTDVHSEEIKRGISIKLGYADTPIYKCFDENGNEFYSNKKLNEDCILSRVISIVDAPGHETLMATMLAGSSIMNGAILVIAANEKCPQPQTREHLTALEIMGIKEIIVVQNKIDLVTRERAMESYREIKEFLKGSIAENAPIIPVSAYHNTNIDMVLYAIENIIKTPEFRESDDPLMYIARSFDVNKPGTSIKNLKGGVLGGSLIKGELKIGDEIEIVPGIQMTRGNKTVWQNINTEIVSLMAGSSSYDKIRPGGLAAVGTKLDPFLTKSDSLTGRVLGRPGKVPEAAFSLTMESHLLKRVVGFDENIKVEPLKTNENIMLTVGTANTVGVITSSRDNSIEVSLKYPVAASPGDRVAIGRRVMNRWRLIGYGSIISI; translated from the coding sequence ATGGAGCAGCCTTCTGTCAATATTGGAATGGTTGGCCATGTTGATCATGGCAAGAGCACTCTTACATATGCATTAACCGGTAAAAAAACTGACGTTCATTCAGAGGAGATAAAGCGCGGCATCTCAATAAAGCTTGGTTATGCCGATACACCGATATACAAATGCTTCGACGAAAACGGAAATGAGTTCTATTCAAACAAAAAATTAAACGAGGATTGCATACTTTCAAGGGTGATATCAATAGTCGATGCCCCGGGGCACGAAACATTAATGGCAACAATGCTTGCAGGTTCATCAATAATGAATGGCGCCATTCTTGTCATAGCCGCAAATGAAAAATGTCCGCAACCACAGACAAGGGAGCATCTAACAGCCCTGGAGATCATGGGCATAAAGGAAATTATAGTTGTTCAGAACAAGATCGACCTTGTTACAAGGGAAAGGGCAATGGAGAGCTACAGGGAAATAAAGGAATTTTTAAAGGGAAGCATAGCTGAAAACGCACCGATAATACCGGTAAGTGCCTATCATAACACCAATATTGACATGGTATTATACGCCATAGAGAATATAATAAAAACACCTGAATTTAGGGAATCAGACGATCCATTAATGTACATAGCAAGATCATTTGATGTCAACAAGCCCGGAACATCGATAAAAAACCTTAAAGGTGGCGTCCTTGGCGGCTCATTGATAAAGGGTGAATTAAAGATCGGGGATGAAATAGAGATCGTTCCAGGAATACAAATGACAAGGGGAAATAAAACCGTCTGGCAGAATATTAACACTGAGATAGTAAGCCTGATGGCCGGGTCAAGCTCTTACGATAAAATAAGGCCAGGAGGTCTGGCCGCTGTTGGTACAAAGCTGGATCCATTTTTAACAAAGAGCGATTCATTAACAGGCAGGGTTCTTGGAAGGCCTGGAAAGGTGCCTGAGGCCGCATTCTCATTAACGATGGAATCGCATCTTTTAAAGAGGGTTGTCGGCTTCGATGAAAATATAAAGGTTGAGCCTCTAAAAACAAATGAAAACATCATGCTAACAGTTGGAACTGCAAACACCGTTGGTGTTATAACATCATCGAGGGACAACAGCATAGAGGTATCGTTAAAATATCCTGTTGCGGCAAGCCCTGGCGACCGTGTTGCAATAGGCAGGCGTGTCATGAACCGCTGGCGCCTAATCGGTTACGGTTCTATTATTTCCATATAG
- a CDS encoding 30S ribosomal protein S6e gives MAVIVIADKNTGKTYKKEIDQNVIGLLTGRRIGDEIDGSFFEMPGYKLKITGGSANNGFPMKKDLPIAGKKRILITYTHGRKGKNGIRKRVTLRGNIVGSDISQLNMIITQYGPQPLEKPEEQKGEQ, from the coding sequence GTGGCAGTAATTGTTATTGCAGATAAAAATACCGGAAAAACTTACAAGAAGGAGATCGATCAAAATGTTATCGGCCTGCTAACAGGCAGAAGAATTGGTGATGAGATAGACGGTTCATTCTTTGAGATGCCCGGCTATAAATTAAAGATCACAGGTGGAAGCGCAAACAATGGATTTCCAATGAAAAAGGATCTTCCAATAGCAGGCAAAAAGAGGATATTAATAACCTACACTCATGGAAGGAAGGGCAAGAACGGTATAAGGAAGAGGGTTACGCTAAGGGGAAACATTGTTGGATCGGATATATCACAGTTAAATATGATCATAACACAGTACGGCCCACAGCCATTAGAAAAACCAGAAGAGCAAAAGGGAGAGCAGTAA
- a CDS encoding amino acid kinase family protein, which yields MERIVIALGGNAIDSGNSGINEQIEKAVKAFSELADIISNNEVAITYGNGPQVGNIYEKGYDLDLSVAMSNGMLSYIISMAYDRAKYISGISKDIITMVTRTVVNPDIYTMKPVGRFYDKKIDDSYYYEINRGYRKRVKSPEPVDILEKSAISNLMANGFLPVAVGGGGIPVVQTLQYYSGFPGVIDKDLASALLGNLIDADTLMIITGVKNIYLDYSKKDGIIKSIDYDKMLDYYNTINFEEGTIKPKILAALKFLERGGRKVYITSIENIKNLNDGTVIYK from the coding sequence ATGGAAAGGATCGTCATAGCACTTGGAGGCAACGCAATAGACAGCGGAAATTCCGGTATAAACGAGCAGATAGAAAAGGCCGTAAAGGCCTTCTCAGAGCTTGCTGACATAATAAGCAACAACGAGGTTGCAATAACATATGGCAACGGGCCACAGGTCGGAAACATATATGAAAAGGGCTATGATCTTGACCTAAGCGTTGCAATGTCCAATGGCATGCTTTCATATATAATATCAATGGCATATGACAGGGCAAAGTACATATCAGGAATATCAAAGGATATAATTACAATGGTTACAAGGACTGTTGTCAATCCTGATATTTATACAATGAAGCCTGTTGGAAGGTTTTATGACAAAAAGATTGATGATTCATACTATTACGAGATAAACCGTGGATACAGAAAGAGGGTGAAATCGCCTGAACCAGTGGACATACTGGAAAAATCAGCGATATCAAATCTCATGGCCAATGGATTTCTGCCTGTTGCTGTTGGTGGCGGGGGCATACCTGTTGTACAAACCTTGCAGTACTATTCAGGATTCCCCGGGGTAATAGATAAGGATCTTGCCTCGGCCCTGCTTGGGAACTTAATAGACGCGGATACATTAATGATAATAACAGGTGTAAAGAACATATATTTAGATTATTCAAAAAAGGATGGTATAATAAAGAGCATTGATTATGATAAGATGCTTGATTATTATAATACCATAAATTTTGAGGAGGGGACGATAAAGCCCAAGATCCTGGCAGCACTTAAATTCCTTGAGCGTGGTGGCAGGAAGGTTTACATAACATCAATAGAAAATATAAAGAATTTAAATGATGGAACGGTAATTTATAAATAA
- a CDS encoding phosphoribosyltransferase — MEFKATIVSWNDIERWTIAIKKKILASDFRPDVIIGIARGGLVPARLISDYLFIKEMLSIRTEHWGITANIDGEAVLKDKLSSTLENKKVLIVDDITDTGQSMKLSRDYVKSLGPVDVKTATMLHIENPSYKPDFFGEDIRRDKWSWFIFPWNVYEDVYNLSKNIIDAPMDINIIEQKLRENYGLETEKINLNEIFKDYVEMKIIRNDSGKYYL, encoded by the coding sequence ATGGAGTTTAAGGCAACAATAGTATCATGGAACGACATAGAGCGCTGGACCATTGCCATAAAGAAAAAGATACTTGCATCTGATTTCAGGCCAGATGTTATCATAGGCATAGCCAGGGGAGGCCTTGTACCTGCAAGGTTGATCTCAGATTACCTTTTTATAAAGGAGATGCTATCTATAAGAACAGAGCACTGGGGTATAACAGCAAACATTGATGGTGAGGCCGTTTTAAAGGATAAATTATCATCAACCCTTGAGAATAAAAAGGTGCTCATCGTCGATGATATAACGGATACCGGACAGAGCATGAAGCTCTCAAGAGACTATGTAAAATCCCTTGGGCCCGTGGATGTAAAAACTGCAACAATGCTTCATATTGAGAATCCATCATACAAACCTGATTTTTTTGGTGAGGACATAAGGCGGGATAAATGGTCATGGTTTATATTTCCATGGAATGTATATGAGGACGTATACAATCTTTCAAAGAATATCATTGATGCACCAATGGACATTAATATTATAGAGCAGAAATTAAGGGAAAACTATGGTCTTGAAACTGAAAAGATCAATTTAAACGAGATCTTTAAAGACTACGTTGAAATGAAGATAATAAGGAACGATTCTGGAAAATATTATTTATAA
- the rdgB gene encoding RdgB/HAM1 family non-canonical purine NTP pyrophosphatase, which yields MLFITSNRHKYEEAAEFLGKYNIDIKWKNMKYEEIQGDTNKEISMDSCRKLMYKIKEDFFIDDTGLYIDDLNGFPGPYASYVNKTLGNKNIIRLAAGSRAHFETVISLFYSGKIYQFSGILNGTISDHESGSMNFGYDPVFIPDGYDKSLAELSISEKNRISHRSKALEIMVEFLKKQ from the coding sequence ATGCTCTTTATTACAAGCAATAGGCACAAGTACGAGGAGGCTGCAGAATTTCTTGGAAAATACAATATAGATATTAAATGGAAGAATATGAAGTATGAGGAAATCCAGGGTGATACAAACAAGGAGATATCAATGGACAGCTGCAGAAAGCTTATGTATAAAATAAAAGAGGATTTCTTTATAGATGACACCGGATTATATATAGATGATTTAAACGGATTTCCAGGTCCATACGCATCATATGTTAACAAAACCCTTGGGAATAAAAATATAATAAGGCTTGCAGCGGGATCAAGGGCACATTTTGAAACGGTGATATCATTATTCTATTCAGGAAAAATATACCAGTTCTCGGGAATATTAAATGGAACTATATCAGACCATGAATCAGGCTCAATGAACTTTGGCTATGATCCAGTATTTATACCAGATGGCTATGATAAGAGCCTTGCCGAGCTGTCAATATCAGAAAAGAACAGGATATCGCACAGATCAAAAGCCCTGGAAATAATGGTTGAATTTCTTAAAAAACAATAA